A single region of the Myripristis murdjan chromosome 3, fMyrMur1.1, whole genome shotgun sequence genome encodes:
- the nudt21 gene encoding cleavage and polyadenylation specificity factor subunit 5: protein MSVVPPSRSSTGWPRGGSVQFGNKYISGPAKPLTLERTINLYPLTNYTFGTKEPLYEKDSSVAARFQRMREEFDKMGMRRTVEGVLIVHEHRLPHVLLLQLGTTFFKLPGGELSPGEDEVEGLKRLMTEILGRQDGVKQDWVIDDCIGNWWRPNFEPPQYPYIPAHITKPKEHKKLFLVQLQEKALFAVPKNYKLVAAPLFELYDNAPGYGPIISSLPQLLSRFNFIYN, encoded by the exons ATGTCGGTCGTGCCTCCCAGTCGCTCCTCCACCGGCTGGCCGCGCGGTGGCTCCGTGCAGTTTGGGAACAAATATATCAGCGGCCCCGCCAAGCCTCTCACCCTGGAGAGGACCATCAACCT ATACCCTCTCACCAACTACACATTTGGCACCAAGGAGCCTCTGTATGAGAAGGACAGCTCAGTGGCAGCCAGGTTCCAGCGGATGAGGGAGGAGTTTGACAAGATGGGTATGAGGAGGACGGTGGAGGGTGTCCTCATCGTCCACGAACACAGACTGCCTCATGTCTTACTGCTGCAGCTGGGCACCACATTCTTCAAACT GCCTGGTGGAGAGTTGAGTCCGGGAGAAGATGAGGTGGAGGGTCTGAAACGTTTGATGACAGAG ATCCTTGGACGACAGGACGGTGTGAAGCAGGACTGGGTCATTGACGATTGCATTGGCAACTGGTGGCGTCCAAATTTCGAGCCTCCACAG TACCCTTACATTCCAGCCCACATCACCAAACCTAAGGAGCATAAGAAACTGTTCCTGGTTCAGCTGCAGGAAAAAG CTCTGTTCGCCGTCCCCAAGAACTACAAACTGGTGGCAGCACCGCTCTTTGAACTATATGACAATGCCCCCGGATATGGACCAATCATATCGAGTCTACCGCAGCTACTGAGCAG
- the LOC115356909 gene encoding putative uncharacterized protein DDB_G0268234 isoform X1, translating into MPSISTSAHPAVPSPEDISIAPTSTTETRHADTSSATTNSITPAAVNIPLTNPESANSNNVSTILTTPISALHTTDNSSATSDPVTSPLPSVYISPGQDNALPTSPEEKSSLEPAGKDTAADKEDAMAQKKEQNEMNDNRNDRDDNDDGVKEAEDEKEKAPLVKSAVAKTEVQEENTKVDDDTMRKEKQINSTESNKNGELSGNEGMKEGEKQEETKSVDEKKV; encoded by the exons CGAAGACATCTCCATTGCCCCCACTTCTACCACTGAAACAAGACATGCAGATACTTCTTCTGCCACTACTAATTCAATAACCCCAGCCGCAGTGAACATCCCCCTCACTAACCCTGAATCAGCTAACTCTAACAATGTCAGCACTATCCTCACCACGCCTATCTCTGCCCTCCATACTACTGATAACTCAAGTGCTACTTCTGATCCTGTGACCAGTCCACTGCCCTCAGTATATATTAGTCCAGGCCAAGATAATGCTTTGCCAACTTCACCAGAAGAAAAATCTAGTCTTGAGCCTGCAGGAAAGGATACAG CAGCTGATAAAGAGGATGCCATGGCTCAAAAGAAGGAGCAAAATGAGATGAATGACAACAGGAATGATcgtgatgacaatgatgatggtgtgaagGAGGCTGaggatgaaaaagagaaagcgCCTTTGGTCAAGAGTGCAGTGGCTAAGACAGAAGtgcaagaagaaaacacaaaggtgGATGACGACACcatgagaaaagaaaagcaaatcaACAGCACTGAGTCAAACAAAAATGGTGAACTGAGTGGAAATGAAGGCATGAAAGAGGGCGAGAAGCAAGAGGAAACCAAGTCAGTGGATGAGAAAAAAGTCTAA
- the LOC115356909 gene encoding uncharacterized protein DDB_G0286299-like isoform X2 codes for MPSISTSAHPAVPSPEDISIAPTSTTETRHADTSSATTNSITPAAVNIPLTNPESANSNNVSTILTTPISALHTTDNSSATSDPVTSPLPSVYISPGQDNALPTSPEEKSSLEPAGKDTADKEDAMAQKKEQNEMNDNRNDRDDNDDGVKEAEDEKEKAPLVKSAVAKTEVQEENTKVDDDTMRKEKQINSTESNKNGELSGNEGMKEGEKQEETKSVDEKKV; via the exons CGAAGACATCTCCATTGCCCCCACTTCTACCACTGAAACAAGACATGCAGATACTTCTTCTGCCACTACTAATTCAATAACCCCAGCCGCAGTGAACATCCCCCTCACTAACCCTGAATCAGCTAACTCTAACAATGTCAGCACTATCCTCACCACGCCTATCTCTGCCCTCCATACTACTGATAACTCAAGTGCTACTTCTGATCCTGTGACCAGTCCACTGCCCTCAGTATATATTAGTCCAGGCCAAGATAATGCTTTGCCAACTTCACCAGAAGAAAAATCTAGTCTTGAGCCTGCAGGAAAGGATACAG CTGATAAAGAGGATGCCATGGCTCAAAAGAAGGAGCAAAATGAGATGAATGACAACAGGAATGATcgtgatgacaatgatgatggtgtgaagGAGGCTGaggatgaaaaagagaaagcgCCTTTGGTCAAGAGTGCAGTGGCTAAGACAGAAGtgcaagaagaaaacacaaaggtgGATGACGACACcatgagaaaagaaaagcaaatcaACAGCACTGAGTCAAACAAAAATGGTGAACTGAGTGGAAATGAAGGCATGAAAGAGGGCGAGAAGCAAGAGGAAACCAAGTCAGTGGATGAGAAAAAAGTCTAA